A region from the Fundulus heteroclitus isolate FHET01 chromosome 22, MU-UCD_Fhet_4.1, whole genome shotgun sequence genome encodes:
- the LOC105926177 gene encoding cytochrome P450 1B1 isoform X1: MLLRTAGRPSGPRRPAPLISGGSPSKAAGFASSLWLQGRTHLRICVMEVTPEHIPAVNPFTPRAALVACLALLLSVWLRLRLRQRRALPGLPGPFAWPVIGNAAQLGNAPHLYFSRMVSKYGNVFQIQLGSRAVLVLNGDAIREALIKQGLNFAGRPDFTSFKHISAGRSMAFGTVTDWWKTHRKVAQSTVRMFSTGNPQTKRAFEQHVVGEFRELLRLFVEKTRGERHFQPGAYLVVSTANVMSAVCFGKRYAYEDAEFREVVGRNDKFTQTVGAGSIVDVMPWLQYFPNPIKTIFDDFKKLNQDFVVFIQDKVTEHRKTMESGITRDMTDAFIKALDQIKETSGLQGGTDYVTPTIGDIFGASQDTLSTALQWIILIFVKYPEMQARLQLEVDRAVDRSRLPSIEDQSRLPYVMAFIYEVMRFTSFVPLTIPHSTLTDTSLMGYAVPKNTVVFINQWSINHDPATWSNPETFDPERFLDAQGALNKDLTSNVLIFSVGRRRCIGEELSKMQLFLFTSLLAHQCNITGDPLRAPTLDYKYGLTLKPLDYSIAVSLREDMALLDAAVAQPDAAAAQPARDERPAGVQATG; encoded by the exons ATGTTGCTGCGGACAGCGGGCCGTCCCTCAGGGCCACGCCGCCCGGCGCCGCTGATCAGCGGGGGATCACCGAGCAAAGCAGCGGGGTTCGCCTCCTCCTTGTGGCTTCAGGGGAGAACGCACCTTAG GATCTGCGTGATGGAAGTGACTCCGGAGCACATCCCCGCGGTTAACCCCTTCACGCCCAGGGCTGCGCTGGTGGCGTGCCTGGCTCTGCTGCTCTCCGTGTGGCTCCGGCTCCGGCTCCGGCAGCGGCGGGCCCTCCCCGGCCTGCCGGGGCCCTTCGCCTGGCCCGTTATCGGGAACGCCGCGCAGCTCGGCAACGCGCCGCACCTCTACTTCTCCCGCATGGTGAGCAAATACGGCAACGTGTTCCAGATCCAGCTGGGCAGCCGCGCCGTGCTGGTCCTGAACGGCGACGCCATCCGGGAGGCGCTCATCAAGCAGGGCCTGAACTTCGCCGGGAGGCCGGACTTCACCTCCTTCAAGCACATCTCGGCCGGCCGGAGCATGGCGTTCGGCACCGTCACCGACTGGTGGAAGACGCACCGCAAGGTGGCCCAGTCCACCGTGCGCATGTTCTCCACCGGCAACCCGCAGACCAAGAGGGCGTTCGAGCAGCACGTCGTCGGCGAGTTCAGGGAGCTGCTGCGGCTCTTCGTGGAGAAGACGCGCGGGGAGCGCCACTTCCAGCCCGGCGCCTACCTGGTGGTGTCCACGGCCAACGTGATGAGCGCCGTCTGCTTCGGCAAGAGGTACGCCTACGAGGACGCGGAGTTCCGGGAGGTGGTGGGCAGGAACGACAAGTTCACGCAGACCGTGGGAGCGGGGAGCATCGTGGACGTGATGCCCTGGCTCCAGTACTTCCCCAACCCCATAAAGACCATCTTCGATGACTTCAAGAAGCTCAACCAGGACTTTGTGGTGTTCATCCAGGACAAAGTGACGGAGCACAGGAAAACCATGGAGTCCGGCATCACCAGGGACATGACGGACGCGTTCATAAAGGCTCTGGACCAGATCAAAGAAACCTCGGGGCTCCAAGGAGGGACGGACTATGTGACCCCCACGATAGGGGACATATTTGGAGCCAGCCAGGACACCCTGTCCACTGCGCTCCAGTGGATCATCCTCATTTTTGTCAA GTACCCTGAGATGCAGGCGCGCCTTCAGCTGGAGGTGGACAGAGCTGTGGACCGGAGCCGCCTGCCCTCCATCGAAGACCAGAGCCGGCTGCCGTACGTCATGGCCTTCATCTACGAGGTGATGCGCTTCACGAGCTTCGTCCCCCTCACCATCCCCCACTCCACCCTCACGGACACCTCCCTCATGGGCTACGCCGTGCCGAAGAACACCGTCGTCTTCATCAACCAGTGGTCCATCAACCACGACCCGGCGACGTGGTCCAACCCGGAGACATTTGACCCCGAGCGCTTCCTGGACGCCCAGGGGGCGCTGAACAAAGACCTAACCAGCAACGTGCTCATCTTCTCGGTGGGACGGCGGCGCTGCATCGGCGAGGAGCTCTCCAAGATGCAGCTCTTCCTCTTCACGTCGCTGCTGGCGCACCAGTGCAACATCACCGGCGACCCGCTCAGGGCCCCCACCCTGGACTACAAGTACGGCCTGACCCTGAAGCCGCTCGACTACTCCATAGCCGTGTCCCTGCGGGAAGACATGGCTCTGCTGGACGCAGCGGTGGCTCAGCCGGACGCAGCGGCGGCTCAGCCGGCGAGAGACGAGCGCCCAGCAGGCGTACAGGCGACGGGTTAA
- the LOC105926177 gene encoding cytochrome P450 1B1 (The RefSeq protein has 7 substitutions, 1 non-frameshifting indel compared to this genomic sequence) — MEVTPEHIPAVNPFTPRAALVACLALLLSVWLRLRLRQRRALPGLPGPFAWPVIGNATQLGNAPHLYFSRMVSKYGNVFQIQLGSRAVLVLNGDAIREALIKQGLNFAGRPDLTSFKHISAGRSMAFGTVTDWWKTHRKVAQSTVRMFSTGNPQTKRAFEQHVVGEFRELLRLFVEKTRGERHFQPGAYLVVSTANVMSAVCFGKRYAYEDAEFREVVGRNDKFTQTVGAGSIVDVMPWLQYFPNPIKTIFDDFKKLNQDFVVFIQDKVTEHRKTMESGITRDMTDAFIKALDQIKETSGLQGGTDYVTPTIGDIFGASQDTLSTALQWIILIFVKYPEMQVRLQLEVDRAVDRSRLPSIEDQSRLPYVMAFIYEVMRFTSFVPLTIPHSTLTDTSLMGYAVPKDTVVFINQWSINHDPATWSNPESFDPERFLDAQGALNKDLTSNVLIFSVGRRRCIGEELSKMQLFLFTSLLAHQCNITGDPLRAPTLDYKYGLTLKPLDYSIAVSLREDMALLDAATAQPARDEQPAGVQATG, encoded by the exons ATGGAAGTGACTCCGGAGCACATCCCCGCGGTTAACCCCTTCACGCCCAGGGCTGCGCTGGTGGCGTGCCTGGCTCTGCTGCTCTCCGTGTGGCTCCGGCTCCGGCTCCGGCAGCGGCGGGCCCTCCCCGGCCTGCCGGGGCCCTTCGCCTGGCCCGTTATCGGGAACGCCGCGCAGCTCGGCAACGCGCCGCACCTCTACTTCTCCCGCATGGTGAGCAAATACGGCAACGTGTTCCAGATCCAGCTGGGCAGCCGCGCCGTGCTGGTCCTGAACGGCGACGCCATCCGGGAGGCGCTCATCAAGCAGGGCCTGAACTTCGCCGGGAGGCCGGACTTCACCTCCTTCAAGCACATCTCGGCCGGCCGGAGCATGGCGTTCGGCACCGTCACCGACTGGTGGAAGACGCACCGCAAGGTGGCCCAGTCCACCGTGCGCATGTTCTCCACCGGCAACCCGCAGACCAAGAGGGCGTTCGAGCAGCACGTCGTCGGCGAGTTCAGGGAGCTGCTGCGGCTCTTCGTGGAGAAGACGCGCGGGGAGCGCCACTTCCAGCCCGGCGCCTACCTGGTGGTGTCCACGGCCAACGTGATGAGCGCCGTCTGCTTCGGCAAGAGGTACGCCTACGAGGACGCGGAGTTCCGGGAGGTGGTGGGCAGGAACGACAAGTTCACGCAGACCGTGGGAGCGGGGAGCATCGTGGACGTGATGCCCTGGCTCCAGTACTTCCCCAACCCCATAAAGACCATCTTCGATGACTTCAAGAAGCTCAACCAGGACTTTGTGGTGTTCATCCAGGACAAAGTGACGGAGCACAGGAAAACCATGGAGTCCGGCATCACCAGGGACATGACGGACGCGTTCATAAAGGCTCTGGACCAGATCAAAGAAACCTCGGGGCTCCAAGGAGGGACGGACTATGTGACCCCCACGATAGGGGACATATTTGGAGCCAGCCAGGACACCCTGTCCACTGCGCTCCAGTGGATCATCCTCATTTTTGTCAA GTACCCTGAGATGCAGGCGCGCCTTCAGCTGGAGGTGGACAGAGCTGTGGACCGGAGCCGCCTGCCCTCCATCGAAGACCAGAGCCGGCTGCCGTACGTCATGGCCTTCATCTACGAGGTGATGCGCTTCACGAGCTTCGTCCCCCTCACCATCCCCCACTCCACCCTCACGGACACCTCCCTCATGGGCTACGCCGTGCCGAAGAACACCGTCGTCTTCATCAACCAGTGGTCCATCAACCACGACCCGGCGACGTGGTCCAACCCGGAGACATTTGACCCCGAGCGCTTCCTGGACGCCCAGGGGGCGCTGAACAAAGACCTAACCAGCAACGTGCTCATCTTCTCGGTGGGACGGCGGCGCTGCATCGGCGAGGAGCTCTCCAAGATGCAGCTCTTCCTCTTCACGTCGCTGCTGGCGCACCAGTGCAACATCACCGGCGACCCGCTCAGGGCCCCCACCCTGGACTACAAGTACGGCCTGACCCTGAAGCCGCTCGACTACTCCATAGCCGTGTCCCTGCGGGAAGACATGGCTCTGCTGGACGCAGCGGTGGCTCAGCCGGACGCAGCGGCGGCTCAGCCGGCGAGAGACGAGCGCCCAGCAGGCGTACAGGCGACGGGTTAA
- the LOC105926177 gene encoding cytochrome P450 1B1 isoform X2, with translation MEVTPEHIPAVNPFTPRAALVACLALLLSVWLRLRLRQRRALPGLPGPFAWPVIGNAAQLGNAPHLYFSRMVSKYGNVFQIQLGSRAVLVLNGDAIREALIKQGLNFAGRPDFTSFKHISAGRSMAFGTVTDWWKTHRKVAQSTVRMFSTGNPQTKRAFEQHVVGEFRELLRLFVEKTRGERHFQPGAYLVVSTANVMSAVCFGKRYAYEDAEFREVVGRNDKFTQTVGAGSIVDVMPWLQYFPNPIKTIFDDFKKLNQDFVVFIQDKVTEHRKTMESGITRDMTDAFIKALDQIKETSGLQGGTDYVTPTIGDIFGASQDTLSTALQWIILIFVKYPEMQARLQLEVDRAVDRSRLPSIEDQSRLPYVMAFIYEVMRFTSFVPLTIPHSTLTDTSLMGYAVPKNTVVFINQWSINHDPATWSNPETFDPERFLDAQGALNKDLTSNVLIFSVGRRRCIGEELSKMQLFLFTSLLAHQCNITGDPLRAPTLDYKYGLTLKPLDYSIAVSLREDMALLDAAVAQPDAAAAQPARDERPAGVQATG, from the exons ATGGAAGTGACTCCGGAGCACATCCCCGCGGTTAACCCCTTCACGCCCAGGGCTGCGCTGGTGGCGTGCCTGGCTCTGCTGCTCTCCGTGTGGCTCCGGCTCCGGCTCCGGCAGCGGCGGGCCCTCCCCGGCCTGCCGGGGCCCTTCGCCTGGCCCGTTATCGGGAACGCCGCGCAGCTCGGCAACGCGCCGCACCTCTACTTCTCCCGCATGGTGAGCAAATACGGCAACGTGTTCCAGATCCAGCTGGGCAGCCGCGCCGTGCTGGTCCTGAACGGCGACGCCATCCGGGAGGCGCTCATCAAGCAGGGCCTGAACTTCGCCGGGAGGCCGGACTTCACCTCCTTCAAGCACATCTCGGCCGGCCGGAGCATGGCGTTCGGCACCGTCACCGACTGGTGGAAGACGCACCGCAAGGTGGCCCAGTCCACCGTGCGCATGTTCTCCACCGGCAACCCGCAGACCAAGAGGGCGTTCGAGCAGCACGTCGTCGGCGAGTTCAGGGAGCTGCTGCGGCTCTTCGTGGAGAAGACGCGCGGGGAGCGCCACTTCCAGCCCGGCGCCTACCTGGTGGTGTCCACGGCCAACGTGATGAGCGCCGTCTGCTTCGGCAAGAGGTACGCCTACGAGGACGCGGAGTTCCGGGAGGTGGTGGGCAGGAACGACAAGTTCACGCAGACCGTGGGAGCGGGGAGCATCGTGGACGTGATGCCCTGGCTCCAGTACTTCCCCAACCCCATAAAGACCATCTTCGATGACTTCAAGAAGCTCAACCAGGACTTTGTGGTGTTCATCCAGGACAAAGTGACGGAGCACAGGAAAACCATGGAGTCCGGCATCACCAGGGACATGACGGACGCGTTCATAAAGGCTCTGGACCAGATCAAAGAAACCTCGGGGCTCCAAGGAGGGACGGACTATGTGACCCCCACGATAGGGGACATATTTGGAGCCAGCCAGGACACCCTGTCCACTGCGCTCCAGTGGATCATCCTCATTTTTGTCAA GTACCCTGAGATGCAGGCGCGCCTTCAGCTGGAGGTGGACAGAGCTGTGGACCGGAGCCGCCTGCCCTCCATCGAAGACCAGAGCCGGCTGCCGTACGTCATGGCCTTCATCTACGAGGTGATGCGCTTCACGAGCTTCGTCCCCCTCACCATCCCCCACTCCACCCTCACGGACACCTCCCTCATGGGCTACGCCGTGCCGAAGAACACCGTCGTCTTCATCAACCAGTGGTCCATCAACCACGACCCGGCGACGTGGTCCAACCCGGAGACATTTGACCCCGAGCGCTTCCTGGACGCCCAGGGGGCGCTGAACAAAGACCTAACCAGCAACGTGCTCATCTTCTCGGTGGGACGGCGGCGCTGCATCGGCGAGGAGCTCTCCAAGATGCAGCTCTTCCTCTTCACGTCGCTGCTGGCGCACCAGTGCAACATCACCGGCGACCCGCTCAGGGCCCCCACCCTGGACTACAAGTACGGCCTGACCCTGAAGCCGCTCGACTACTCCATAGCCGTGTCCCTGCGGGAAGACATGGCTCTGCTGGACGCAGCGGTGGCTCAGCCGGACGCAGCGGCGGCTCAGCCGGCGAGAGACGAGCGCCCAGCAGGCGTACAGGCGACGGGTTAA